From Bradyrhizobium symbiodeficiens, the proteins below share one genomic window:
- a CDS encoding IclR family transcriptional regulator, producing MAPRDLSRPRHPPSSAAAVLAESVDDAAFATTLAKGLVVLEAFKAGSTLLGNMELSTLTGIPRPTVARLTHTLAELGYLRYDAERAKYRVGARALRIAHPLLAGMQFRQMARPMMQELALSVRGTVSIGLLDATSMIYVETARSGDVGPHAPDIGMPIPVVMTAMGRAAAATLPPADSERLERIIAAEDGELWSAFRDKYRAGIAQCKSRGFATCWGEYMASIHAVAAPLFHAGESRQSFSINCGIPAFRLQPGQLEAEIGPRIAALADSIRAIVGQAELAPPRKARKITSGRA from the coding sequence ATGGCCCCGAGAGATCTATCCAGACCGCGACATCCGCCCTCCTCCGCCGCCGCAGTGCTGGCGGAAAGCGTCGATGACGCCGCCTTCGCCACGACGCTGGCAAAGGGGCTGGTCGTGCTCGAGGCGTTCAAGGCCGGAAGCACATTGCTGGGCAACATGGAGCTGTCGACACTGACGGGCATCCCGCGGCCGACGGTGGCGCGGCTGACCCACACGCTGGCCGAGCTCGGCTACCTCCGCTACGACGCCGAGCGGGCCAAGTACCGCGTCGGTGCGCGGGCGCTGCGGATCGCCCATCCGCTGCTTGCCGGAATGCAATTCCGCCAGATGGCGCGGCCCATGATGCAGGAACTGGCGCTCAGCGTCCGCGGCACGGTCTCGATCGGCCTGCTCGACGCGACATCGATGATCTATGTCGAGACCGCGCGCTCCGGCGACGTCGGGCCGCACGCGCCCGACATCGGCATGCCGATTCCCGTAGTGATGACCGCCATGGGACGCGCCGCGGCAGCGACCTTGCCGCCGGCCGATTCAGAGCGGCTCGAACGGATCATCGCCGCCGAAGACGGCGAGCTGTGGTCGGCGTTTCGCGACAAATACCGGGCCGGCATCGCGCAATGCAAAAGCCGCGGCTTCGCCACCTGCTGGGGCGAGTACATGGCCTCGATCCATGCCGTTGCCGCGCCGCTGTTTCACGCGGGCGAATCGAGGCAGTCGTTCTCGATCAATTGCGGCATCCCCGCCTTCCGGCTCCAGCCGGGCCAGCTCGAGGCCGAGATCGGTCCGCGCATCGCCGCGCTCGCCGACAGCATCCGCGCCATCGTCGGACAGGCAGAGCTCGCGCCGCCGCGCAAGGCCAGGAAAATCACGAGCGGCAGGGCATAA
- a CDS encoding CaiB/BaiF CoA transferase family protein codes for MAGPLEGLKVLDIATIIAAPFAATLLADYGADVLKIEMPGNGDGVRSFPPFKDGKPLWWKAANRNKKFVTLDLRMPDGLALFKQLLPRFDVLIENFRPGTLDRWGLSSEVLWSIQPRLVILRATAFGQDGPYRERPGFARIFEAMGGLTYITGESDGEPTHPGYPIGDSIGGLFGAVGVLAALWKRARDPDAPGEEIDLSLTEATFRLLDVLAIEHDQLGTVRSRIGNANGYSAPAAVFRTSDDHWVTLAGSTNALFAANCRAIERPDLITDPRFASNDRRVAHASELNGIFAGWCAAHPLEMVLARFNAAQGTLAPIYSIDQIADDPQVKAREVITRVPDRDFGTVAMANVVPRFTNDPAQMRHAAGNVGQDNDEVFRNWLGLSDQEVERLTERKVI; via the coding sequence ATGGCTGGTCCGCTCGAAGGTTTGAAGGTTCTCGATATCGCAACCATCATCGCCGCGCCCTTTGCCGCGACGCTGCTGGCCGACTACGGCGCCGACGTCCTCAAGATCGAGATGCCCGGGAACGGTGACGGCGTACGCTCGTTTCCGCCGTTCAAGGACGGCAAGCCGCTGTGGTGGAAGGCGGCCAATCGCAACAAGAAGTTCGTCACGCTCGATCTGCGCATGCCGGACGGACTTGCACTGTTCAAGCAGCTGCTTCCTCGCTTCGACGTGCTGATCGAGAATTTCCGTCCGGGAACGCTCGATCGCTGGGGCCTGTCGAGTGAGGTACTGTGGTCGATCCAGCCGCGCCTCGTGATCCTGCGCGCCACCGCCTTCGGGCAGGACGGGCCCTATCGCGAGCGGCCCGGCTTTGCCCGCATCTTCGAGGCCATGGGCGGGCTCACCTACATCACTGGCGAGAGCGACGGCGAACCGACCCATCCGGGATACCCGATCGGGGATTCGATCGGCGGCCTGTTCGGCGCCGTCGGCGTGCTCGCAGCGCTGTGGAAACGGGCGCGCGACCCCGATGCGCCCGGCGAGGAGATCGACCTTTCGCTGACGGAGGCGACCTTCCGCCTGCTCGACGTCCTCGCCATCGAGCACGACCAGCTCGGCACCGTTCGCAGCCGGATCGGCAATGCCAACGGCTATTCGGCGCCGGCCGCCGTGTTCCGCACCAGCGACGATCACTGGGTGACGCTGGCAGGGTCGACCAACGCGCTGTTTGCCGCGAACTGCCGGGCGATCGAACGGCCCGACCTGATCACCGACCCGCGCTTTGCCAGCAACGACCGGCGCGTCGCGCACGCTTCCGAGCTCAACGGCATCTTCGCCGGCTGGTGTGCCGCCCATCCCCTCGAAATGGTCCTCGCGCGATTCAATGCCGCGCAGGGCACGCTCGCTCCGATCTATTCGATCGACCAGATCGCCGACGACCCGCAGGTGAAAGCGCGCGAGGTCATCACCCGCGTCCCCGACCGGGATTTCGGCACGGTTGCGATGGCCAACGTCGTTCCGCGTTTCACCAATGATCCCGCGCAAATGCGCCACGCCGCCGGCAACGTCGGCCAGGACAACGACGAGGTGTTTCGCAACTGGCTCGGCCTTTCCGACCAAGAGGTCGAAAGGCTCACCGAGCGAAAGGTGATCTGA
- a CDS encoding Bug family tripartite tricarboxylate transporter substrate binding protein: protein MTSFKVTRRTLLGTLAGGLVAGSSLTAQAEDAWPTRLVRLISPYGPGGSNDISLRLLAEEFGRSLRQQFIVENKPGAGTRIANDMVAHAPGDGYTLLYVAAPYATAEALFGKLTYDRKDLQPIAMVVVAPLFLIISADAPFKTLPELIAYGKSKPDGLTFASPGAGSQPHLAGELLFRDAGVKGLNIPFRGDAASYTELLAGRVDATLTALPTALPYIQSGKFTVLGVASAERSALYPQALTLREQGFPNVAAAGWYGFMAPATTPRAIVDKFQAEILRALAEPAIKDKLTAQGLEVRAGTGAEFGQFIDAETKKWTKLIRDAGLKGE from the coding sequence GTGACATCATTCAAGGTCACACGCAGAACCCTGCTGGGCACGCTCGCAGGCGGACTGGTCGCGGGCTCGAGCCTGACGGCCCAGGCCGAAGACGCATGGCCGACGCGCCTGGTACGGCTGATCTCGCCCTATGGACCCGGCGGCTCCAACGACATCTCGCTGCGCCTGCTGGCCGAAGAGTTCGGCCGCAGCTTGCGCCAGCAGTTCATCGTCGAGAACAAGCCGGGTGCCGGCACCCGCATCGCCAACGACATGGTCGCCCATGCACCGGGCGACGGCTACACCCTTCTCTACGTCGCGGCCCCCTACGCGACCGCCGAGGCGCTGTTCGGCAAGCTGACCTATGACCGCAAGGATCTGCAGCCGATCGCGATGGTCGTGGTCGCGCCGCTGTTCCTCATCATCAGCGCCGATGCGCCGTTCAAGACGCTCCCCGAGCTGATCGCCTATGGCAAGTCGAAACCGGACGGGCTGACCTTCGCCTCTCCCGGCGCCGGCTCGCAGCCGCACCTCGCCGGAGAGCTGCTGTTCCGCGACGCCGGGGTCAAGGGTCTCAACATCCCGTTCCGGGGCGATGCCGCCTCCTACACCGAACTGCTCGCCGGCCGCGTCGACGCCACGCTGACGGCGCTGCCGACCGCCCTGCCCTATATCCAGAGCGGCAAGTTCACCGTGCTCGGCGTCGCCTCGGCCGAGCGCAGCGCGCTCTATCCGCAGGCCCTGACCCTGCGCGAGCAGGGCTTTCCCAACGTGGCCGCCGCGGGCTGGTACGGCTTCATGGCGCCCGCCACGACGCCGCGCGCGATCGTCGACAAATTCCAGGCCGAGATTTTGCGCGCGCTCGCCGAGCCAGCGATCAAGGACAAGCTGACCGCCCAGGGCCTCGAAGTGCGTGCCGGCACCGGGGCCGAGTTCGGCCAGTTCATCGACGCCGAGACCAAGAAATGGACCAAGCTGATCCGCGATGCTGGTCTCAAGGGCGAATGA